A single genomic interval of Pelagerythrobacter marensis harbors:
- the virB11 gene encoding P-type DNA transfer ATPase VirB11 — translation MEAGYYLDSFLAPLAPWLTREDVTDIWINRPGEVWIETLGGTIERVEEPALDDRLLARLARQVAAHSSQGISRAQPLLAASLPDGSRVQVVGPPATRGGHVFAIRRHVSADLSLADWEEEDAFAQLEGGTAEIDREHHWRTLSGAEAASFLRTAVRERRNIVVSGGTSTGKTTFLNALLAEIPRDERLILIEDTEEMKVRHENAVGLIAARGQLSEAEIGAEDLLIAALRMRPDRIILGELRGSEAFTFLRAVNTGHPGSMTTIHADTPTRAIEQLTLLVLQAGSRLARDDVRHYVRESVDVFVQLERREGRRRVAEVLIKD, via the coding sequence GTGGAAGCCGGCTACTATCTCGACAGCTTTCTGGCTCCGCTGGCGCCGTGGCTCACGCGTGAAGATGTCACCGACATCTGGATAAACCGTCCGGGCGAGGTCTGGATCGAAACCCTGGGTGGCACGATCGAGCGCGTCGAGGAGCCCGCGCTCGACGATCGGCTCCTGGCGCGGCTTGCACGGCAGGTCGCGGCGCATTCCTCGCAAGGGATCAGCCGCGCACAGCCGCTTCTCGCCGCGAGTCTGCCCGACGGCTCGCGCGTCCAGGTGGTCGGCCCGCCTGCGACCCGTGGCGGACATGTCTTTGCAATCCGCCGCCACGTCTCGGCCGACCTCTCGCTTGCCGACTGGGAGGAGGAAGATGCGTTCGCACAACTCGAAGGCGGCACGGCGGAGATCGATCGCGAGCATCACTGGCGTACCCTGAGCGGAGCCGAGGCGGCAAGCTTCCTGCGCACTGCCGTGCGTGAGCGGCGCAATATCGTGGTCTCGGGCGGGACCAGCACCGGCAAGACGACTTTCCTCAACGCCCTGCTCGCCGAGATCCCGCGCGACGAACGTCTGATCCTGATCGAAGATACCGAGGAGATGAAGGTCCGGCACGAAAATGCGGTCGGACTGATCGCCGCGCGCGGACAACTGTCCGAGGCCGAGATCGGTGCCGAGGATTTGCTGATTGCCGCACTCCGTATGCGGCCCGACCGGATCATCCTCGGCGAGTTGCGCGGCAGCGAGGCGTTCACATTCCTGCGCGCGGTCAATACCGGCCATCCCGGCTCGATGACGACGATCCATGCTGACACGCCGACGCGCGCGATCGAGCAACTGACGCTGCTGGTTCTGCAAGCCGGATCACGCCTCGCTCGCGACGATGTGCGGCATTACGTGCGCGAAAGTGTCGATGTGTTCGTGCAGCTTGAAAGACGCGAAGGGCGGCGGAGAGTTGCAGAGGTGCTCATCAAAGACTGA
- a CDS encoding TrbI/VirB10 family protein, with protein MADSATAPQDPIEESPGEDIRPIVARASPGNLGLWLFLAALLIGGLWLFSVMSANRADIERATITANLPDSASRISSPPPLALPREFLDPGPVEPDRLADAPTTPPAPRPQPQLTPPPAQVRIVEVPREPIEPYAPPPSPPAVVFDEARAAPALPSSAADRPGSDARVRAGRLANPSLTVPQGTVIPAVLETALDSTRPGGVRALVQRDVYGFDGSRVLVPRGSRLYGEYEAGLQAGQNRALVRWTRLLRPDGVTIALDSPASDPLGRAGVRGKVDGKFFQRFGGAILQSVLDIGVGVATRKATDGVVVALPGSTQNIDVTQGDQVQRTLKVKHGASVSVFVARDLDFSTVDS; from the coding sequence ATGGCTGATTCCGCGACGGCCCCTCAGGATCCGATCGAGGAAAGCCCGGGCGAAGATATCCGCCCGATCGTAGCGCGGGCCAGCCCCGGCAACCTGGGCCTCTGGCTCTTCCTTGCCGCCTTGCTGATCGGCGGCCTCTGGTTGTTCTCGGTCATGAGCGCCAACCGCGCCGATATCGAACGGGCGACGATAACCGCCAATCTGCCGGACTCCGCATCACGTATCTCGTCCCCGCCGCCGCTCGCGCTGCCGCGCGAGTTTCTCGATCCCGGCCCGGTCGAGCCCGACCGGCTTGCAGATGCACCAACGACACCTCCAGCACCGAGGCCGCAGCCGCAACTCACCCCTCCACCTGCCCAGGTGCGTATCGTCGAAGTTCCGCGCGAACCGATCGAACCCTATGCGCCTCCGCCATCGCCGCCAGCGGTCGTATTCGACGAAGCGAGGGCAGCGCCGGCGCTGCCCTCGTCCGCCGCCGACAGGCCCGGGAGCGATGCGCGCGTACGAGCCGGTCGTCTCGCCAATCCTTCGCTCACCGTGCCGCAAGGCACTGTCATTCCGGCGGTGCTCGAAACCGCACTTGATTCGACGAGGCCCGGCGGCGTACGCGCTCTCGTCCAGCGAGATGTCTACGGGTTCGACGGCTCGCGCGTGCTCGTTCCGCGTGGGAGCAGGCTCTATGGCGAGTACGAAGCCGGCCTCCAGGCGGGCCAGAACCGCGCGCTCGTACGCTGGACGCGGCTGCTGCGGCCTGACGGCGTGACCATCGCGCTCGACTCTCCCGCGTCCGATCCGCTGGGCCGTGCCGGCGTTCGCGGGAAAGTCGACGGCAAGTTCTTCCAGCGCTTCGGCGGGGCGATCCTCCAGTCCGTTCTCGACATCGGCGTGGGCGTCGCCACGCGCAAGGCAACCGATGGGGTGGTCGTTGCCCTGCCGGGCTCCACGCAGAATATCGACGTTACTCAGGGCGACCAGGTGCAGCGGACGCTCAAGGTCAAGCACGGCGCGAGCGTCTCGGTGTTCGTCGCGCGCGATCTCGACTTCTCGACCGTCGATTCCTGA
- a CDS encoding TrbG/VirB9 family P-type conjugative transfer protein: MRAPAFLVSIIALAAPLQAQVMPQPGAENPRLQTVHWTPDGEYLLTALPMTGLTVLFEPGEQVQRVTLDATRAFEVKVSAERDGLFVIPQVQDAAGTVLVATDQRNYRMRLQTGTGLMAAYLVRFLYGYEQEPAFEQIPEPATEPTGARWTYRIKGDREVRPVSISDDGVRTRIVFGPDQALPAVFAIGPSGEEQVVNGYMRGDVYEIDRVWQELVFRIDKEKATAVRSTRPERHDG, from the coding sequence ATGAGGGCACCCGCCTTCCTCGTCTCTATAATCGCGCTTGCAGCACCGTTGCAGGCGCAGGTCATGCCGCAGCCCGGCGCCGAGAACCCGCGTCTCCAGACGGTGCACTGGACTCCCGACGGGGAATACCTGCTGACGGCACTCCCGATGACGGGTCTCACCGTGCTTTTCGAGCCGGGCGAACAAGTCCAGCGCGTCACGCTCGATGCGACAAGGGCGTTCGAGGTGAAGGTCTCGGCCGAGCGCGATGGATTGTTCGTGATCCCGCAAGTACAGGACGCCGCCGGCACGGTGTTGGTCGCGACCGACCAGCGCAATTACCGCATGCGGCTGCAGACCGGAACGGGCCTGATGGCCGCCTATCTGGTGCGGTTCCTCTACGGATATGAGCAGGAGCCTGCCTTCGAACAGATACCGGAGCCTGCGACCGAGCCGACGGGTGCGCGTTGGACCTACCGCATCAAGGGGGACCGGGAGGTACGACCGGTATCCATCAGCGACGACGGCGTGCGCACGCGGATCGTGTTCGGCCCCGACCAGGCGCTGCCCGCCGTGTTCGCCATCGGGCCTTCGGGCGAAGAGCAGGTCGTGAACGGCTATATGCGCGGGGACGTCTACGAGATCGACCGTGTGTGGCAGGAACTCGTCTTCCGGATCGACAAGGAGAAGGCGACCGCCGTGCGCTCCACCAGGCCGGAGAGGCACGATGGCTGA